In Nocardioides daphniae, the DNA window TGTCCTTCACCGAGGACCAGACGTCGACGTTCCCGCCGGAGAACCTGTCGCTGATCTCCTACGAGAAGCTGCTGCACCCCGACCGGATCGAGCTCTTCACGATCGCAGGCGAGCCGATCACCGACTACTGGGCCCCACTCCAGCTGTCCTTGCTGCTGGGGCCCTCACCGCCGTCGTGGCGACGGTACTGGGCCTCTCGGCCGCCATCGCTTTTCGCCAGCAGTTCCGCGGCCGCAACTCGCTCTTCTTCGTCCTGCTGCTCGGCATGATCGCGCCGGGGATCGTGGTCGGTCTCGGCATCCGGCTCCTGGCCACCGCGATCGACCTCGAGCCGCGCTGGTACACCACGGGGCTGCTCGTGCACGTGGGCTGGACGCTTCCCTTCTCGTTCGTGATCTTCATGATCTTCCTCAACCGCTTCGACCGCCAGATCGAAGAGGCGGCGTCGATGCTCGGTGCCACGGCGCTGCAGGTCTTCCGCCACGTCACCCTGCCGATCCTGCGTCCCGCGGTGCTCGCGTCCCTGCTGTTCGGCTTCACCCTCTCCTTCGACGAGCTCCAGCGCAGCGCGCTGGCGCTGGGTCAGGACGTCTCGCTGCCCCGCGCGCTCGTCTCGGTCACGACGATCCGGGTGACGCCGGTCGTCTACTCCCTGGGCGCAATCATCGCAATCGCCTCCCTGGCGCTGGTGCTCGTCTACCTGGTGGTGTTCGAACGGGATGCCAAGAAGCTCTACGCCCCGCCACGGCGAAGGACGACGAGTGATGGGCGACCCCGTGCCGACCGAGTCCGCCGACCTGCTGCCCGAGCTGTCGCCCGAGCTGAACCTGCTGCTCGCCCGCATGCGCGAGGTGGCGCTGGGCGAGACCGCCGTCGCCATGTCGTTCGACCCGAGCCGAGGGGCCCCGAAGTGAACAGTGACCTCGACATCCTGAGCGCCGGTGCCGCGATGCGCCGCGGCGACCTCTCGCCGGTCGAGCTGACCCGCGCCTGCCTGACCCGCATCGACGAGGTCGACGGTGCGGTCAACGCCTACGTCGAGGTCTACGCCGACGATGCGCTGGCCGCCGCCCGGCAGGCCGAGGACGAGATCGGGCGTGGCGTGGACCGCGGCCCCCTCCATGGCATCCCGATCGCGGTCAAGGACCTCTTCGACGTCGCCGGCCGGGTGACCGCTGCGGGCTCACGGTCGCTGGCCGACGCTCCGCCCGCCGAGGCGGACGCCCACAGCGTCGGGCTGCTTCGCGACGGCGGTGCCGTCATCCTCGGCAAGACCCACACCCACGAGTTCGCCTTCGGCTCCACCACGCCGCAGACGGGCAACCCGTGGGATCTCGACCGGGTGCCCGGTGGCTCCAGCGGCGGCTCCGCGGCCGCACTCGCCCTGGACACCTGCCTCATGGCCCTCGGCACGGACACCGCCGGCTCCATCCGGATGCCCGCCGCGTTGTGCGGCGTCGTCGGGATCAAGCCCACCTACGGCCGTGTGAGCAAGGGCGGCATCGCACCGCTCAGCTGGTCCCTGGACCACGCCGGGCCGCTCACGCGCTACGTCGCGGACGCCGCCGCAGCGCTGCAGGTGATGGCGGGTCACGACCCGGCCGACGTGGGCTCGCACGACGCGCCGGTCCCGGACTACCTGGCCCGCCTCGGAGACGGGGTCGAGGGCCTGACGATCGCCGTTCCGGTCAACCACTACGCGGAGAACCTCAGCGCCGGCATGCAGCAGGCCTACGAGCAGTCCCTTGCGGTGCTCGAGCAGCTGGGGGCAAACATCGTCGCCGTCGAGCTCCCCCTCGCGGGGGCGTACATGGGCGCAACGTTCGCGATCATGATGGCTGAGGCCAGCGCCTACCACCGGCGCCGACTCGGGTCGCTGGGCGACCTCTACACCGAGGACGTCCGCGCCCTGCTGGAGGCGGGCCTGAGCCTGCCCGCAGTGGACTACGTTGACGGCCAGCGCACCCGCGGCCTCGTCCAGGCCGAGTGGCAACAGATCCTGACCAGCGCGGACGTCGTGGTCGTCCCCACCCTCCCGACCTCCGCGGCACTGCGGGACTCCGACGTCCTGGACATCACCGACAGCTACTCCGAGTCGGTCATGAGTGCCTACGTCCGGCTCTCGTGCCCGGCGAACCTGACCGGGCTGCCCGCGCTGTCGGTGCCGTGCGGTGTGGACGCCCAGGGCCTGCCGCTCGGCCTGCAGATCATCGGTCGCCCGTTCGACGAGGCGACCGTCCTACGCGTCGGCGCGGCGTACGAGCGGGCCACCACGTGGCACCAGCTCCGTCCGCCGTCCCCGGAGCCCCACACGGGGAGCGGACAGCGGTGAGTGCCACTCCTCTCGCGGTCGACCTGAACTGCGACCTGGGCGAGTCCTACGGCACCTGGCGCCTCGGGGACGACGCCGCCATGCTGTCGCTGGTCAGCAGCGCGAACGTCGCGTGCGGGTTCCACGCCGGAGACCCGACGGTGATCCGACAGACCACGGCGACCGCCGCCGCCGAGGGCGTGACGATCGGCGCGCACGTCGGCTACCCGGACCTGGCTGGCTTCGGCCGCCGCTTCATGGACATGTCTCCGGAGTCCCTGGCCGACGCGGTGCTCTACCAGATCGCCGCGCTCGAGGGCTTCGCCCGGGCTGCGGGCCGACGCGTCGCCTACGTGAAGCCGCACGGCGCGCTCTACAACGCCGTCGTGCACCACGTCGGCCAGGCACGGGCGGTCGTCGCGGCGACGAGGACGTTCGACCCCTCGTTGAAGATCCTCGGCCTGCCCGGCTCCGCGGTGCTGGCGGCGGCCCGTGAGGAGGGGCTCGAGGTGGTCACCGAGGCGTTCGTCGACCGGGCGTACACCCCCGAAGGGACCCTCGTCAGCAGGTCCGAGCCCGGTTCCGTCCTCACCGACGTCGAGCACGTGGCCCGTCGGGCGGCCCGCATGGTCACCCATCGCGAGGTGGAGGCGATCGACGGCAGCATCATCAGCATCCACGCCGACTCCCTGTGCATCCACGGGGACAGCCCGCGCGCGTTGGAGATGGCACGCGCGGTCCGTGCCGCGCTGAGCGACGCCGGTGCCGAGATCAGAGCGTTCACCCGGTGAAGTTCCTGCGCTGCGGTGACGTCGGCGTGCTCGTCGAGCTGCCCACCCTCGACAGCGTGCTGTCCCTCCATGCAGATCTCGAGGCACGCCCGGTCCCCGGAATGACGGACCTGGTGCCGGCGCTGGAGACCTTGCTGGTGAAGTTCGACCCCGGCGCCGCGACTCCGGAACAGGTCTGCCAGGACATCAAGACAAGGTCCCCCCAGCGGCTGCAGCGACAGGCCGGAGAGGTGCTCACCGTGCCCGTCCGCTATGACGGCGAAGACCTGGCGGAGGTGTCCTCACTGCTCGGCATCTCGGCCTCCGAGACCGTCCGTCGTCACACCGGCCAGGTGTGGACGGTGGCCTTCGCGGGATTCTCTCCCGGGTTCGGCTACCTCGTCGGCGACAGCGGAGGGCTGGAGGTGTCACGCCGGGCCAACCCTCGCACCCGGGTTCCGGCCGGAGCCGTGGCCCTGGCCGGCGAGTTCACGGGGGTGTATCCGCGTGAGTCTCCTGGCGGGTGGCAGATCGTCGGTCACACCTCCCTGAAGGTCTGGGACCTCGACCGCGATCCTCCAGCCCTGCTGACGCCGGGGTCGCGCGTGCGCTTCGAGAGCGTGGACAGCTGTGCGTAGCCCGGAGCTGGTCGTGCTGCACGCAGGCCCCCTGGCGACCGTCCAGGACCTGGGCCGCCCGGGGCTGGCGAAGATCGGCGTCGGCGCCTCGGGCGCTGCCGACCGAGGGGCGTTCACACTCGCGAACCGGCTCGTCGGCAACCCCGAGGACGCCGCTGGCATCGAGGTCACGGTCGGCGGCTTCTCCGCCTCGCCGACGGAGGATCTGGTGATGGCGGTGACCGGAGCGCCGGTGCCCGTCTGGGTCGACGAGCGGCGAGAGGGGTGCAACGCCGTCCTGCGCGTCAGGGCTGGACAGACCATCAGGCTCGGCGTCGCTTCCTCCGGCGTGCGCAGCTATCTCGGGGTGCGGGGCGGGATCGCGGTCCCAGCGGTGCTCGGCTCCCGGTCGACCGACATGATGGCGCACCTCGGCCCGGCGGTGCTCGAGGACGGCGTACGACTGCCCGTTGGCGCCGCGCCGACCACCTGTCCCACGGTCGACCAGGCCGTCACCCGCGGGGCGACCGGCGGGCGGCTCCGGGTGATCATGGGTCCGCGCGACGACTGGTTCACCGCCGAGTCCCGCCGAGCGCTGGTCACCGAGCCCTGGACGGCAACCGCCGTCGGGGACCGGATCGGCATCCGGCTGGACGGGCCGGTGCTCCAACGGGCGGTGTCCCGGGAGCTGTCCAGTGAGGGGTTGGTCCGGGGAGCGCTCCAGGTGCCTCCCAGGGGCCACCCGACCCTGATGCTGTCCGACCACCCGGTGACCGGCGGGTATCCCGTCATCGCCGTGGTGGTGGACGCGGACATCGACCGTGCTGCAAACATGCGACCCGGCGACACGTTGTTCTTCGAAGAGACAAGGAAGCAGGACCTCACATGAGTGCACCAGTGGAATCGTTGACCCCCGCCGAGGCCCGACAGATGTTCCGCGACGGTCTGTCGGTGCCGACGAGCGGCTGGTGCACGGGGATGACCCAGGCCAACCTGATCGCCGTACCCAAGCAGTACGCCTACGACTTCCTGCTGTTCGCCCAGCGCAACCCGCAGTCCTGCCCGGTCATCGACGTCACGGACCCGGCTCCCCCCGCACGAGCCTGGCTCCCGGGGCCGACCTGCGCACGGACATCCCTGGCTACCGGATCATCGCCGACGGCGTCGTCGTGGAGGAGCGTTCCGAGGTCACCGAGCAGTGGACGGACGACATGGTCGCCTTCCTCATCGGCTGCAGTTTCACCTTCGAGCATGCGCTGGTCGAGGCCGGCGTGCCGGTCCGGCACCTCACTGCGGGCCGCAACGTGCCGATGTACCGGACACACATCGCCTCCCGCGCAGCGGACGTCATGCACGGACCGATCGTCGTGTCGATGCGGGCGATCCCCGCCAGCCAAGTGGCGACCGCCGTACAGGTGACGAGCCGCTACCCGACCATGCACGGCGCACCCCTGCACATCGGCGACCCTGCCTCCCTGGGCATCGCCGACCTGGCCTCTCCCGACTACGGCGATGCGCCGCTGATCGAGGACGGCGACGTGCCGGTGTTCTGGGGGTGCGGAGTCACGCCCCAGGCGATCGCCGTCGCCGCCGGCCTGCCCTTCGCGATCTCCCATGCTCCCGGCAAGATGATGATCACGGACGTGGCCGACAAGTTCTGGGCCGCCTGACCCTGCCCGCAGCAGCGTGGGACGGGTCCGCGCGCGATCTGGGTCATGCCGACCTGTCCTAGGTGTCGGCGCCTTGACGTCGAGACTCCCATCCGAAGCGGCTCGGCGGACGGTCGGTGGTTCGGTACCGCGCGAGCACGACCCGCATGTGGCCGACAGTCTGCTGGTGCTCGGCTGGACCGGGATGCGGTGGGGCGAGACGCGAAGAACCCGCAGGTCGGATCGACCTGCGGGTTCTTTGCCACCGTGGTGGAGCTGAGGGGATTCGAACCCCTGACCTTCTCATTGCGAACGAGACGCGCTACCAACTGCGCCACAGCCCCGTGAACCATTGGTCCACCGCACCAACCGATGCGTCGGAAAACATAGCACCTGCCGGCTCAGCCTTCCCAATCACCCCACCCCTGCGGGGCGGGACACCTCAGGAGCCGACAGCGCGGCGGTGGGCGGCCTCGTCGGCTGCCTGCTGCTCGGCCTTCTTGATCTCCTGGGCGGTGCGGGCCAGCGCCGACTCCGCCTCGGAGTGGCCCGACGTCCACACACCGGTGGACTCGAGGTCGAAGGACTGCACGGTGCGGCGCGCCACGGCCGGCTTGGTGACGTAGGTCGGGAGGGTCACCGGGACCATGTCCCAGCGCGACGGGTCATCGGGCGCCAGCTCGACGTCGACCGCGGGCAGCGTGACCGAGGAGTCGGAGAGCTCGGCCGTGACGACCGGGTGGGCCTGCGTCGGGCCGTCGTCCTCAGCTGCGGCCGGGGCGGCGGGGACACGGCGTACGACCGGGGTCGAGCGCCGCTCGGACTTCACCATCAGGCGGCAGGCCACCAGCCAGGCCGCGAGCAGACCGGCAGGGGCGGTCACCGACCACCAGGAGAAGACACCGGCCGCCGCCAGGGCGACCACGACGACGAGGCCGAGGAGGATCACCGAGAGCACGTTGCGACGACGGCGCGCCGCACGGTTGGCCGCGGCACGGCGGGCGGCGACGGAGGCGACGACGGGCGCAGGGCCCTTCGTCTCGATGACGGGACGCGACGGAGCGCGCCCGGGCTGGATCACCAGACGGGCGTCGCGCGACGAGGTGGGTTCACGACGGGCCAGGACCCGCATGCGATGGGAGAAGCGCTCCACCGAACGGCCGCGCTGCACCGAGTCATGGTGCTTGAGCGCCTTGGGCAACAGATACACGGCCCACGCCACGGCGAGGGCGACGAAGATCAGTGCGCTCGGGTCCACGTGACGAGACTAGATTCGTGGAGGCCGTCCGGCGTGCAGCGCAGTAGGTGTGTCGCACAACTACTGGTGTGGCTCATGTGATTTCGTTGCGCGACCGCTTCAACCGGACGAGCATCCCCTCCGGGACCTCCTCCTGGGTGACCGCGTAGATCCGGTGGTCGCGCCAGTCGCCGTCGATGTGCAAAAAGCGCGGGGCGAGACCGACCTCGTGCATCTGGAGCTTCTCCACGACGCGCAGGGAGTTGGTGTTCTCCGGGCGGATGCAGATCTCGATGCGGTGCAGCCCCGCAGTGGTGAAGCAGTGGTCGATCACCATGGCGACCGCCTGCGGCATCAGGCCGTGGCCGGCGACCCGCTGGTCGATCCAGTAGCCGATCGAGGCCGACTGGGCCGAGCCGCGCACGATGTTGTTGACCGTCACCTGCCCCACCAGCGACCCGGCGACCTCGATGACGAAGGGCATCGTGGTGCCGAGCCGGGCCGCGCGCCGCAGCCGGGCCACCAGGTTGTTGAAGGTCGAGGGGCGCGGCTCGGTG includes these proteins:
- a CDS encoding amidase family protein; the protein is MATVLGLSAAIAFRQQFRGRNSLFFVLLLGMIAPGIVVGLGIRLLATAIDLEPRWYTTGLLVHVGWTLPFSFVIFMIFLNRFDRQIEEAASMLGATALQVFRHVTLPILRPAVLASLLFGFTLSFDELQRSALALGQDVSLPRALVSVTTIRVTPVVYSLGAIIAIASLALVLVYLVVFERDAKKLYAPPRRRTTSDGRPRADRVRRPAARAVARAEPAARPHARGGAGRDRRRHVVRPEPRGPEVNSDLDILSAGAAMRRGDLSPVELTRACLTRIDEVDGAVNAYVEVYADDALAAARQAEDEIGRGVDRGPLHGIPIAVKDLFDVAGRVTAAGSRSLADAPPAEADAHSVGLLRDGGAVILGKTHTHEFAFGSTTPQTGNPWDLDRVPGGSSGGSAAALALDTCLMALGTDTAGSIRMPAALCGVVGIKPTYGRVSKGGIAPLSWSLDHAGPLTRYVADAAAALQVMAGHDPADVGSHDAPVPDYLARLGDGVEGLTIAVPVNHYAENLSAGMQQAYEQSLAVLEQLGANIVAVELPLAGAYMGATFAIMMAEASAYHRRRLGSLGDLYTEDVRALLEAGLSLPAVDYVDGQRTRGLVQAEWQQILTSADVVVVPTLPTSAALRDSDVLDITDSYSESVMSAYVRLSCPANLTGLPALSVPCGVDAQGLPLGLQIIGRPFDEATVLRVGAAYERATTWHQLRPPSPEPHTGSGQR
- a CDS encoding LamB/YcsF family protein, translated to MSATPLAVDLNCDLGESYGTWRLGDDAAMLSLVSSANVACGFHAGDPTVIRQTTATAAAEGVTIGAHVGYPDLAGFGRRFMDMSPESLADAVLYQIAALEGFARAAGRRVAYVKPHGALYNAVVHHVGQARAVVAATRTFDPSLKILGLPGSAVLAAAREEGLEVVTEAFVDRAYTPEGTLVSRSEPGSVLTDVEHVARRAARMVTHREVEAIDGSIISIHADSLCIHGDSPRALEMARAVRAALSDAGAEIRAFTR
- a CDS encoding 5-oxoprolinase subunit B family protein, with the translated sequence MKFLRCGDVGVLVELPTLDSVLSLHADLEARPVPGMTDLVPALETLLVKFDPGAATPEQVCQDIKTRSPQRLQRQAGEVLTVPVRYDGEDLAEVSSLLGISASETVRRHTGQVWTVAFAGFSPGFGYLVGDSGGLEVSRRANPRTRVPAGAVALAGEFTGVYPRESPGGWQIVGHTSLKVWDLDRDPPALLTPGSRVRFESVDSCA
- a CDS encoding biotin-dependent carboxyltransferase family protein, translating into MLHAGPLATVQDLGRPGLAKIGVGASGAADRGAFTLANRLVGNPEDAAGIEVTVGGFSASPTEDLVMAVTGAPVPVWVDERREGCNAVLRVRAGQTIRLGVASSGVRSYLGVRGGIAVPAVLGSRSTDMMAHLGPAVLEDGVRLPVGAAPTTCPTVDQAVTRGATGGRLRVIMGPRDDWFTAESRRALVTEPWTATAVGDRIGIRLDGPVLQRAVSRELSSEGLVRGALQVPPRGHPTLMLSDHPVTGGYPVIAVVVDADIDRAANMRPGDTLFFEETRKQDLT
- a CDS encoding D-glutamate cyclase family protein, encoding MEERSEVTEQWTDDMVAFLIGCSFTFEHALVEAGVPVRHLTAGRNVPMYRTHIASRAADVMHGPIVVSMRAIPASQVATAVQVTSRYPTMHGAPLHIGDPASLGIADLASPDYGDAPLIEDGDVPVFWGCGVTPQAIAVAAGLPFAISHAPGKMMITDVADKFWAA
- a CDS encoding GNAT family N-acetyltransferase, with translation MPQAQGWPAVLVDGPVKVRPITRSDGRAWMDARSHNREWLARWEATVPAGTEPRPSTFNNLVARLRRAARLGTTMPFVIEVAGSLVGQVTVNNIVRGSAQSASIGYWIDQRVAGHGLMPQAVAMVIDHCFTTAGLHRIEICIRPENTNSLRVVEKLQMHEVGLAPRFLHIDGDWRDHRIYAVTQEEVPEGMLVRLKRSRNEIT